The following are from one region of the Segatella oris genome:
- a CDS encoding tetratricopeptide repeat protein yields MMNQLSDELYDSIMQEMNQGDNASENEFFKSALKHYESALNLIPTPQTDWEIALHVYTALGDCCFNLGNYPTANSYYNKALLCPDAVEYGYVWLGLG; encoded by the coding sequence ATGATGAATCAACTATCCGATGAATTGTATGATTCCATTATGCAGGAAATGAATCAAGGGGACAATGCCTCCGAAAATGAATTCTTCAAGTCTGCACTGAAGCATTACGAAAGTGCACTGAATTTAATCCCCACACCCCAAACAGACTGGGAAATAGCTTTACATGTATATACGGCTTTAGGAGATTGTTGCTTTAATCTTGGAAACTACCCAACGGCAAACTCCTATTACAATAAAGCCTTACTATGTCCTGATGCAGTCGAATATGGATATGTTTGGCTTGGATTAGGTTAG